A window from Pseudomonas alloputida encodes these proteins:
- a CDS encoding glycosyltransferase: protein MSVKEGLSSVDVQPSMHVKGNSVPVPQKKTGSRRFVLDLAYYRNRYPDLSSLTDDALEQHWHAFGHQEGRYASASHESGDAELIAEAVLNAADSAVMVKPDVAKVDLDFYLTFYPDLKAGGVETQAIAEAHFQRFGRAEGRLPTLDAWAKKHELPLELLPNGFSLSAAIDRSAKRGLEVEPQRVMGIFLGQDVIPIDLAETPQKSQLVFSKLGMHYLSRHKVQEGRILLEAALSIAPSAEVFNRLGGSYMEDGHFSIALQYFNAAAQLPNPPVWTAFNQAHCLAKLHQLDEAIRVLSAGIATNPNHRPQQDELERLAEQKWRDLHAKLMTRVDMLDRESLINEAYAYAVDLYRAYLPVYGDLSEGAAHDLPALPPLGNLNTDRVLIVGDFHIAQCVRYRIEQKIEQLEAVGKQVTAISWTELDKNQNALALHDVVIFYRVPAVVQVIKAIAQVNATGKLSLYEIDDLLFVPEYPPSIDSYGGYVSLATHRELTRGMALFNAAARLCRQGIASTEPLRLELAKLVREKQCWLHRNGLDRLNQIRTNDKSHKKTIDIFYGSGTQAHNTDFIEQALPAIERVLNETPQARLVVVGYLRLPVSFTAKYAQQFTQLPAMDSVQGYWSLLEQADINIAVLHDDKVNACKSELKWFEAGCFGIPSVLSSTANYRDVVKDGEDGFLATTEEEWYRALKKLADSQALRQQVGQAAQKRAQDDYSLQALGSKLAATLDDFVRGIQKAKPRKKIALVNVFFPPQAIGGATRVVADNFSEFRSAYAEDLDVCVFTADVECRAAHQMTVYTYEGCRVYRSTTLWREHMDWHPKDPEMYRLFQEFLELEKPDLIHFHCVQRLTASIVEAARDAKIPYMVTIHDAWWISDFQFLVDHNSKVYPDGHPDPYELIEMPTNMTLADSIERRRDLKDLLHSASRVLTVSNAFAEIYRRNGIPQIEVVANGVSSDIPWTQKDTSYTKRVVCGHIGGMSEHKGYYLLKEAVLQSQPENLEFLIVDHSKEEGYEHHSQWGKVPVTFIGRVSQKGIVDLYGKIDVLFAPSMWPESFGLVTREAVASGCWAVASSMGGIGEDIVPNKNGYVIEPSTEALVLTLKHISSSIAQHKAASDTEVRRTSASQAMELKKLYMTLKDGDAVGRKLIK, encoded by the coding sequence ATGTCTGTTAAGGAAGGCTTGTCGAGCGTAGATGTGCAGCCGAGCATGCATGTTAAGGGAAATTCAGTGCCCGTCCCCCAGAAAAAGACTGGCTCAAGGCGATTTGTGCTGGATCTGGCTTATTATCGGAATCGATACCCAGACCTATCTTCGCTCACGGACGATGCGCTCGAACAGCATTGGCATGCGTTCGGTCATCAAGAAGGCCGTTATGCCTCGGCTTCGCACGAAAGTGGTGATGCGGAGCTTATCGCTGAAGCAGTTCTCAATGCGGCCGACAGCGCCGTTATGGTCAAGCCGGATGTTGCGAAAGTTGACCTGGATTTTTACCTGACCTTTTACCCTGACCTCAAAGCCGGCGGCGTTGAAACTCAAGCTATTGCGGAAGCACATTTCCAACGCTTCGGACGGGCGGAGGGGCGACTTCCTACTCTCGATGCCTGGGCTAAGAAGCACGAGCTTCCACTAGAGCTGTTACCGAACGGGTTCAGCCTTTCAGCAGCCATTGACCGGAGTGCCAAGCGCGGCCTTGAGGTTGAGCCACAGCGGGTCATGGGTATATTCCTGGGGCAGGATGTTATCCCTATTGATCTCGCTGAGACGCCCCAGAAAAGCCAGTTAGTGTTCTCTAAACTGGGTATGCATTACTTGTCCCGGCACAAGGTCCAGGAGGGCAGAATCCTGCTTGAAGCGGCTTTGAGCATCGCGCCGAGTGCTGAGGTATTCAACCGGCTAGGCGGTAGCTACATGGAGGATGGTCACTTCAGTATTGCCTTGCAGTACTTCAATGCTGCCGCGCAATTGCCGAATCCGCCGGTTTGGACTGCCTTCAACCAAGCGCACTGCTTGGCTAAGCTGCATCAGCTAGATGAAGCCATTCGGGTGCTTTCTGCAGGTATTGCTACCAACCCGAATCACCGTCCCCAGCAAGACGAACTCGAGCGTTTGGCCGAGCAGAAATGGCGTGATTTACACGCAAAGCTCATGACCCGAGTGGATATGCTGGACCGGGAGAGCCTGATCAATGAGGCGTACGCTTACGCGGTTGACTTGTATCGAGCGTACCTTCCTGTTTATGGTGATCTGTCGGAAGGCGCTGCACATGATTTGCCAGCACTGCCGCCCTTGGGCAATTTGAATACCGATCGTGTCTTAATTGTTGGTGACTTCCATATAGCCCAGTGCGTGCGCTACCGTATCGAGCAGAAGATCGAACAGCTGGAAGCAGTTGGCAAGCAAGTTACTGCCATAAGCTGGACTGAGCTGGACAAGAACCAAAATGCATTAGCACTGCACGATGTGGTGATCTTCTATCGAGTTCCAGCTGTAGTTCAAGTAATCAAGGCGATCGCTCAAGTCAACGCAACGGGTAAGCTCAGCCTGTACGAAATTGATGATCTGCTATTTGTTCCCGAGTACCCGCCGTCGATCGATAGCTATGGTGGCTATGTTTCACTGGCAACACACCGTGAACTCACGCGCGGCATGGCTTTGTTCAATGCCGCTGCGCGACTTTGCCGTCAGGGGATCGCATCTACTGAGCCGCTGCGTTTGGAACTTGCCAAGCTGGTGAGAGAAAAACAGTGCTGGTTGCATCGTAACGGCCTGGACAGATTGAATCAGATTCGCACGAACGACAAATCGCACAAGAAGACCATCGATATCTTCTATGGCAGCGGTACTCAAGCACACAACACCGACTTTATCGAACAGGCGCTGCCTGCGATTGAGCGTGTGCTTAACGAGACCCCTCAGGCTCGTTTGGTCGTTGTTGGTTACCTGCGATTGCCAGTGTCATTTACCGCAAAATACGCTCAGCAGTTTACCCAGTTGCCGGCCATGGACAGTGTGCAAGGTTATTGGTCGCTGCTTGAGCAAGCGGATATCAATATTGCGGTGTTGCACGATGACAAAGTCAATGCCTGTAAAAGCGAGCTGAAATGGTTTGAAGCAGGCTGCTTCGGTATCCCATCGGTTTTGAGCAGCACAGCCAATTACCGTGACGTTGTCAAAGATGGAGAAGATGGTTTCCTGGCCACTACTGAAGAAGAATGGTATCGGGCTTTAAAAAAACTCGCTGATAGCCAAGCCTTACGGCAACAGGTAGGCCAGGCCGCTCAGAAGCGGGCCCAGGACGATTACAGCCTGCAGGCGCTTGGAAGTAAACTGGCAGCTACGCTCGACGATTTCGTAAGGGGCATTCAGAAAGCCAAGCCGAGGAAGAAAATTGCGTTGGTCAACGTATTTTTCCCACCGCAGGCGATTGGTGGTGCAACGCGTGTCGTGGCTGATAACTTCTCAGAGTTCAGAAGCGCTTACGCCGAGGACCTCGATGTCTGTGTCTTCACTGCTGATGTTGAGTGCAGAGCCGCTCATCAGATGACTGTCTACACCTATGAGGGCTGCCGGGTCTACAGGTCTACAACCCTGTGGCGTGAGCACATGGATTGGCATCCTAAAGACCCAGAGATGTATCGCCTGTTCCAAGAGTTCCTGGAGCTGGAAAAACCCGATTTGATCCACTTCCATTGCGTCCAGCGTTTGACAGCTTCGATTGTGGAAGCGGCACGAGATGCCAAAATTCCTTACATGGTCACTATTCACGATGCCTGGTGGATCTCGGATTTCCAGTTCTTGGTCGACCATAACTCAAAAGTTTATCCTGACGGGCATCCTGACCCTTACGAGCTCATAGAAATGCCAACGAATATGACGTTGGCAGACTCCATCGAGCGACGCCGCGATCTGAAAGACCTCCTGCATAGTGCTTCGAGGGTGCTGACGGTGTCCAACGCGTTCGCAGAAATTTATCGTCGAAACGGTATCCCGCAGATAGAAGTTGTAGCTAATGGCGTCTCCAGTGATATTCCGTGGACGCAGAAAGATACCTCTTACACCAAACGGGTTGTATGCGGGCATATCGGCGGAATGTCGGAGCACAAGGGGTATTATCTGCTTAAGGAAGCAGTGCTTCAGAGTCAGCCTGAGAACCTTGAGTTTTTGATTGTTGACCATTCCAAGGAAGAGGGGTATGAACATCATTCTCAGTGGGGGAAAGTGCCAGTGACCTTTATCGGTCGCGTAAGCCAGAAAGGAATCGTAGACCTTTATGGGAAAATTGATGTCCTCTTTGCCCCATCGATGTGGCCGGAAAGCTTCGGCCTTGTAACGCGTGAAGCGGTTGCTAGCGGATGCTGGGCGGTCGCCAGTAGCATGGGCGGCATAGGCGAGGACATTGTTCCAAATAAGAATGGTTATGTCATTGAGCCTAGTACGGAAGCCTTAGTATTAACGTTAAAGCATATCAGTAGCTCAATTGCCCAACACAAGGCGGCATCCGACACAGAGGTAAGGAGAACCTCAGCGAGCCAAGCTATGGAGCTCAAGAAGCTCTACATGACCTTGAAAGATGGCGATGCAGTAGGAAGGAAGCTTATAAAATGA
- the rfbB gene encoding dTDP-glucose 4,6-dehydratase → MILVTGGAGFIGSNFVLQWCAHNEEPVLNLDALTYAGNLANLQPLEGNPQHRFVQGNICDAALLTKLFAEHRPRAVVHFAAESHVDRSITGPEAFVETNVMGTFRLLEAARAHWNSLEGAEKEAFRFLHVSTDEVYGTLGPNDPAFTETTPYAPNSPYSASKAASDHLVRSYFHTYGMPVLTTNCSNNYGPLHFPEKLIPLMIVNALAGKALPVYGDGQQIRDWLYVEDHCSGIRRVLEAGAFGETYNIGGWNEKANIDIVRTLCSLLDEMAPAASRQVINQKTGEPVEQYAELIAYVTDRPGHDRRYAIDARKIERELGWKPAETFETGIRKTVAWYLANQKWVKGVMDGSYRDWVAQQYGANKA, encoded by the coding sequence ATGATTCTAGTAACAGGCGGAGCCGGCTTCATCGGCTCAAATTTCGTACTGCAATGGTGTGCGCACAATGAGGAACCCGTCCTCAACCTCGACGCCCTGACCTACGCAGGCAACCTGGCCAACCTGCAGCCGCTGGAAGGCAACCCTCAGCATCGCTTTGTGCAAGGCAATATTTGCGATGCTGCGCTTCTGACCAAGCTGTTCGCAGAGCACCGCCCGCGCGCCGTGGTTCACTTCGCGGCGGAATCCCATGTAGACCGCTCAATCACCGGCCCCGAAGCGTTTGTCGAAACCAACGTGATGGGCACGTTTCGCTTGCTTGAAGCCGCCCGGGCGCATTGGAATAGTTTGGAAGGTGCAGAGAAGGAGGCCTTCCGTTTCCTCCATGTCTCTACCGACGAAGTCTACGGCACACTAGGGCCAAACGACCCGGCGTTCACCGAAACCACGCCGTACGCGCCGAACAGCCCATACTCCGCCAGCAAGGCAGCCAGCGACCATCTGGTACGCTCGTATTTCCATACCTACGGCATGCCGGTACTCACTACCAACTGCTCCAACAATTACGGGCCGCTCCACTTCCCGGAAAAACTGATCCCGCTGATGATCGTCAACGCACTCGCCGGTAAGGCGCTGCCTGTCTATGGCGACGGCCAGCAAATCCGCGACTGGCTGTATGTCGAAGATCACTGCTCGGGCATCCGTCGCGTACTGGAAGCCGGTGCGTTCGGCGAGACGTACAATATTGGCGGCTGGAATGAAAAAGCCAACATTGACATTGTGCGTACACTCTGCAGCCTTCTCGACGAGATGGCACCTGCGGCATCGCGCCAGGTAATCAATCAGAAGACCGGCGAGCCTGTCGAACAGTATGCAGAACTCATCGCCTACGTAACCGACCGCCCAGGCCATGACCGCCGTTATGCCATCGATGCACGCAAGATCGAGCGGGAGCTCGGCTGGAAACCTGCCGAAACCTTCGAGACGGGCATTCGAAAGACAGTCGCTTGGTACTTGGCCAACCAGAAATGGGTAAAAGGTGTCATGGACGGCAGCTACCGTGACTGGGTGGCACAACAATACGGGGCAAATAAAGCGTGA